From the Streptomonospora nanhaiensis genome, the window GGGCCCTCCGCCGCGGGCTGACCGCGGGCGGCCGGGAACGGCTCCCGACGCCGGGGAGGCGAAACACGATGGGCGGAAAAACCGCCGCGAAAACAACCGCCGACCGACCCGGCCCCCGGCACGGGCACCGCTGTGTCTGCACAATGGAGCCATGCCTCTGACACCGGCGGACATCCGCAACAAGCAGTTCCGAACTGTGCGCCTTCGACCGGGCTACAACGAGGACGACGTCGACACCCTCCTCGACCGGGTCGAGGCCACGCTCGCGGGCCTCCAGGGCGGCCCCCCGGCCGACCGGCCCGTCACCGCGGAAGAGGTCGAGAACGCGCGGTTTCGCACCACGCGGCTGAGCCCCGGCTACGACGAGGACGAGGTGGACGAGTTCCTCGACGTCGTCGTGGCCGAACTGCGGGCGCGCGGGCTCGCCGCCGGCGGCGCGGCGGCCGGGGCGCCGGCCCGGCGGCCCCCGTCGCACGCGGCGCCGCGGCCACCGCAGCACGGCGCTCCTCCCCCGCCCCCGGCCGCCGGCGGGCCCCCCGCTCCGCACGGTCCGCCCGGACCCGCCGGCGGCCCCCCGCCGCCCGGCCCCCTTCCGGGCCACGCTCCCCCGCCCGTGCCGCCGGTGCCGCCGCCCGTGCCCGGCGCCCCCTACGGCCCCCCGCCCCCGCACGGCGGCCCCGCCGCACCGCCGGGTCCGCCCGGCTTCCCTCCGCCCGCCCCGGGCCCCCACCCGCACCCCGCCGCGCCGCAGACCCCCGCGGGGCAGCCCCCGCTGCGGCCCGAGGACATCCGCAACAAGCGCTTCTCCACCACCCGCCTGACCACGGGCTACAACGAGCAGGAGGTCGACGCGTTCCTCGACAGCGCCGAGATCACCCTCGACGCGCTCCAGCGCGGCCGCCCCGAGCGCGCCCTGCTCACGTCGGCGCAGGTGGACCGCGTCCAGTTCTCGACCACGCGCGCCCGCCCCGGCTACGACCCCGCCCAGGTCGACGCGTTCCTGGACTTCCTGGCGGCCGAGTTTCGGCGCTACGAGCGCGGCTGAGCCCCGGACAACCGAATCCGGGCGCGCCCGGAACACCGCGGCGCGCCCGGTCCTCCCGCGCCGACCGGCCGTCCGTTGCGTGTGCGCGGCCCGCCTGACCCGGCCGGAGACGGCGGTTTGCCCCGTCCGGACCGGAGTCGCGCGGGCCGCGCCGAAACCGCCCGCGCTGCGGACACGCCCAAATCAGTGTGATTCAAATCCGATACGCACAGTAATATGCGATAACTTGACGTAGCTCATACGTGTCGTGGAACTGGAGCGGCGGTACGGGGGAGGGGCTGGGATGACATTCGCGACGACCTCCGGCGGCGATCACGACCGTCCGGGAGCACCGCGTGCGGTGCGGCGGGCCTGGAGCGCCGGCGCCCCGGCGGGCCGCGCCCGGGCGCCGCTGCCCCGGTCCGAGCACACGGCGGCCCGCTGCCGCCCGCCCCTGGCCCCGCGCCCCGGCGCCGTCTACCCGGTCTCCGACCGCCACGCCCCGGCCGAACCCCTGCTGGTGCCGCGCCACCCCTGGGAGCTGCCGCTCGTCGTGGCCGCCGCGCTGGCGACCCTGTGCCTGCTCGGCATGGCCGTGCACACCCTGTGGACCGCCACCGAGGTCGCCCACCGCTGGTTCGGCCTGGCGGTACTGGCGGTGCCCGCGGGCTCCTGGACCGCGCGCGGCCTGCGCCACGCCGAGCAGCGGGCGGAGTCCATCCGGATCTCGCCGACCCAGTTCCCCGAGGCCTACCACGCCGTGCAGCGGCTGAGCGCCCGCATGGGCCTGGGCTTCGTGCCCGACGCCTACGTCGCGCTGGGCAGCGGCGCGCCGCACGCCACGCCCGGCGGCCACGGCACCCGCCGCTACCTCGTGATCTCCAGCGACCTGTTCGAGGTCGGCGGCCGGCTGCGCGACCCCGACGGCTTCCGGTTCCTCGTGGCCCACCAGCTCGGCCACATCGCGGCCGGGCACACGTCGTTCCCGCTGCGCGCCGCCACGTCGCTGGGGCGGCTGCTGCCGGTGCTCGGCCCGGCGCTGGCGCGCGCCATGGAGTACACGGCCGACAACCACGCCCACGCCCACTGCCCCGAGGGCGCCCACGCCATCCGGCTCCTGGCCGGGGGCAAGTACCTCTACCCCGAGGTCAACCTCAGCGAGATGGCCGAGCGGGGGCGCACCGACCGCGGGCCGTTCCTGTTCCTCTACACACTGCTGTCGAGCCGGCCGGCCAACACCCGCCGCATGGCGGCGCTGCGCGACCGCGACCGCCCCGGCCGGGTGTTCCTCTAGGGCGGGCTCGGCGAGGCCGCGCGCGTCGGCGGTCCTGCGCGCCCGCGCCCCGCCTATCCGGCGGTCTCGGGCGGCCGCAGGCCCGCGAGGAAGAGGTCGGCGAAGTAGGCGCCCACGGCGGCGCCGCTCAGCTCGCCGTCAGGGCGGTACCAGGTGCTGAGGTGGTGCACGGCGCCGAAGAACTGGGTGACGGCGATGTCGGCGGGGACGTCGGTGCGGAAGGCGCCGGAGCGCTGACCCTCCTCGATCATGCCCCGGAAGCGCTCGTGGTAGGCGCGGCGCTCCTTGCGGACGGCGGCCAGCTTGTCCTCGGGCAGCATGTGCAGCGACCGGAAGAAGATCCGGGTGTCGTCGAGGTTGTCCACGGTGGTGTGGACGACGTCGGCGGCGGCGGCGTGCAGCCGCTCCCCGATGGGGCCCTCGGCGGCGGCGAACCCCGCCAGCCGCTCCGTCTGCATCGCCAGCACGCGCTGGTAGACGGCGTAGAGCAGGTCGTCCTTTGACGCGAAGTAGTGGTACATCGCGCCCTTGGTGACCCCGGCGGCCGCCACCAGCTCCTGCACCGAGGTCCGCTCGAAGCCGCGTTCGGCGAACAGCCGCGTGGCCACCGAGAGCAGGCGGTCGGGGACCGGGAGCGCGCGGTCGGGGGCGGTGTCGGCCCGTCCGCCGCCTGCCGTGTGGTCGTCCATGGTGAATCCCCGTTCCCCCGTGCCGTCGCGCCGCCTCCAGCATAGGCATACCAATCGGTCGGTCGCTCCCGGGCGGGCCCGCCTCCCCTCGGCGGCGCGGGACGCGGTGCGACACGCCCGTCCGCCGCCGGGCCCCCACCCCTCCCCTGTGCCCCGCGTTTCCGCAGGCCGCAGTGGAAACGGCGCCGGCAACCCGGGCGACACGCGCCCGCGAGCGCGCCGCCGCGCCGGCGGCGCACCCCTAGGGTGGGGCCGGACGACATTGGGCGAATCCGATGGGAAATCGAACGCATGTTCGATAAGATGCCCGGGTGAGTCTCTACAACGAACGGATCGACGTCAGATCGACCAACGGCGGGCACCCGGCGTTCTTCGCCTGGCGCGGCGGCACCTACCGCGTGCGGCGCGTCATCGGCACCTGGACCTCCCCCGGTGACCCCGGCCCCGGCGGCGGGCACGCCACCGCCACCGACGTCCAGCTGATCCGGGTCGCCGCCGAGTCCGACCGCGGCGAACCCAGCGTCGCCGACATCACGCGCGACCCCGCCACCGACGACTGGACCCTGCGCCGCATCTGGGACTGACCCCGGCCCCGGCCGCCGCCCGCGCGCGGCACCCCGCCCGCCACGGGGGCGGGTGCCGCGCGGCGCGGGGCCGCCGGCTCACACGCTCAACTCGGTCTGCCCCTCGGGCACGCCGGTGTCGCGCCCGGTGGTGCGGCGCAGGCAGCGCCGGCAGGTCACCGGGCCGTGCGCGGGGCGCAGCCGCAGGGGGTCGCTCGCCGCGCGGCAGGCGGTGGCGGGCACCCGCACCCCCGCCCAGACGGTCTCGTGCACCCGGTGCACCACCCCCGAGGCCCCGATCACGGCGGTGCCGCCGGCGAGTTCGCGCCTGCGGCGCACCAGGACCGCGGCCAGGTGCTCGATGTCCACCCCGGACGCCGCCGGGTCCTCCGCGCTCGCGCTCATGCCACCAGGATCGCGCACCACGCCGACACTCGGGCGGGCGGCGCCCCGCCCCGCCGCGCGGCTCACCCCGCGGCCGTGCGCAGCCGCGCCTCCAGGCCCGCCAGGAAGCCCTCCAGGCCGAACTCGAAGGTCTCGTCGAAGTCGGGCGGCCCGGCCGTGTAGGCGAACAGGTGCGGGTAGCGGCCGGTGGCCTCCAGCCGCGACAGCTCCGGCTCCCGCGCCGCCCACCACTGCGCGTGCCGCAGCCCGGTCTCGTGGGCGGCCTCGGTGTCGTCGCTGACCTGGGCGGCCATGCCCAGAACGTAGCCGGTCAGCGCCACCACCGCGTTCAGCGCCTCGGGGGCGCCGACCCCGTGCCCCTTGAGCACGCGCACCGCCCACTCGGTGTGGTCGACCGAACTGGGCGTCAGCACCGGCCGGGCGATCGACATCAGCGGGACCACCCAGGGGTGGCGGCGGCACAGCCGCCACTGCACCCGCGCCCCGGCCGCGAGCGCCTCGCGCATGCCCTCGGGCGCGGGTTCGGGCGGCGGGTGCTCGGCGAACACGGCCTCGACCATCAGCCGCAGCAGGTCCTCCTTGGCCGGCACGTGCCGGTAGAGGGCCATCGGCGCGGCGCCCAACTCGGCGGCCACCCGCCGCATCGACACCCCGTCCAGGCCCTCGGTGTCGGCGATCCCGACGGCGGTGCGCACGATGGCCGTCCGGGTCAGCCGCGTGCCCGCAGCACCCGGGCGGCGGCGCTCGCCGGGGCGGACCGGGGCCGCCGGGCCCTGCGGCGCGGTGCGCGGGGCCGGACGGGACTCCCCCACCACGGTGCCCACCCCGGGCAGGGTGCGCACCAGCCCCTCCTGGCGCAGCGTGGTGATCACCTTGGTGGCGGTGGCCATGGCCACGCCCCAGCGGCGGGTGATCTCGCGGGTGGAGGGCACCCGCTCGCCCGGCCGCAGCCGGCCGGCGGCGATGTCGCGCCGCAGCTCCGCGGCGATGCGCACGGAGACCGGTGCCGCCCGCCGGTCCTCGGGGGCCGTGTGGCCGTCCATGGGGCCTCCTCTCCGGGTGCGCATCGTACTAGTGCACCGGCCGGACGCGGCCACCGCGCCGGCTCGCGGCGGGCGGGGCGCCGGGGCGCACCGGCAGGCCGCCCCGCACGCCGCGCACACCCCCGGTGCACTAGTGCGCGTCATCCCCCCGAGGCGCGTGCTCTCCGCCGTCCTGCCGCACCGGACGTATCCCGTACGCTCCTGCCAACCGCCGACCACCGGTACGGCGCGCGGCACCCGGCCCCCACCGGGCATCCGCCGGAGCCGCACCCAGACGCCGTACGCGTCCGCGTGCGCCGCTCGCCCCGCGCGCCCGGCAGCACCCACCGCCCTCGAACGGAGACCACCGTGTCTAAGCAGCCCACCTACGTGTTCGTCCACGGCACCCACGCCAACGCCTACTACTGGTCCTGGTTCTGCCAGGAGCTGGCGCTGCGGGGCCGCCGCACCCTCGCCGTCGACCTGCCGGGCCACGGCGTCGACGCCGTCCTGCCCGACGCCTACCAGCGCCAGGACCGCGCGGCGCTGGCCGTCGAGCCCTCGCCGCTGGCCGAGCTCACCGCCGACGACTACGCCGAGCACGTCGAGGGGATCGTCCGCCGCGCCCACCGCATCGGGCCGGTCGTCCTGGTCGGCCACAGCCAGGGCGGGGTCACCCTCAGCCTGGTCGGCAACCGCGTGCCCGACCTCATCGACCGGCTGGTCTACATCAGCGCCTTCTGCTGCGTCGACCGGCCCTCCATGGCCGCCTACCTCCAGGAGCCCCCGCTGCTGACCCCGGAGTTGGCGCGCATCACGGAGATGGCCGCGGCGGGCTCGCCCGAGGGGGTGGCCCGGGTCAACTGGCGCTCGGGCGACCCCGGGGACGAGGCGGCCTTCCGCGCGGCCAACGCCCACACCTGGACCCCGGCGCAGTCGCGGGCCATGCACCAGATGCTCCAGCCCGACGAGCCCGGTTCCATCACGGTGGCCGACGCGCGCGGGCACGCCGAGACCTGGGGCCGGATCCCGCGCAGCTACATCCGCCTCACCCAGGACCGGCTGCTGCCGCCCGCGCTCCAGGACCGGTGGATCGCCGAGGCCGACCGGCTCACCCCGGACAACCCCTTCGACGTCCACTCGATCGCCTCGCCGCACTTCCTGGCGCGCGAGCCCGAACTGGTGGACGTGCTGGACCGCCTCGGCGGCTGAGGCGGCCGCGGCGCGCGGGCGCGCCGGCGGGGCTCCGCCTCACCCCGGCAGCGGGCCGTCCTCGTGCGGGGCGACGTAGTAGGCGGGGCCCTCGTCGTGGGCGTGGCGGATGCGTCGCAGCACGCGCCCGTTCATCGGGGGCAGCGCGTCGCGGGAGAACCACGCGACCTCCAGCGACTCCTCGCCGTCGGCGCGCGCCCGCCCGCCCACCGCCCGGCAGCGGAAGGTGATGTCGATGAACTGCACCTGGTCGCCGTTGGGGTAGGTGAACGGCGGCTCGGTGACGACGCTGGCGATGCGCTCGGGCACCACCGCCACACCGGTCTCCTCGGCGACCTCGCGCACGAGGGCGGCCGCGGGCTGCTCGCCGGGCTCCAGGATGCCGCCGGGCGTGCTCCAGTTGCCGTCGTCGGCGCGCCGGTGCAGCAGGACCTCGCCGGAGTCGGCCACCACCACCGCCGTGACGCCGGTCAGCCACAGCAGGTCGTGGCCGACGTGTTTGCGCAGGCCGAGGATGAAGTCGGGTGTCGCCATGGCACCGACCCTACCCAGTGGGCGGGCGCCGGGCGGGCGGCGCCGCGGCCGCTCTCAGCCGGTGAGCGGGCGGACGTAGACCAGGGAGTAGCGCCAGAAGAGCAGCCGCCGCACCCGGACCCCGGGCAGGACGCGCGCGGCCTCGGCGCGGATCTCGGCCAGGCCCATGTCGGGTTCGCGCACCGGCATGCCCGACCCTTGGGCCGGTGTGGGGTCGGCCACCCCGGTGAGCGCGCGGGCGGCCCGCAGCCCGGCGCCCAGGGACCACTGCGGCAGCAGCGCGGCGGCGCTCACCGCGTAGTCGGCCGGGGTCTGCTCGCGGTAGCAGCCCAGCACGGCCAGCACCCCGCCCGGTGCCAGGCCGCGGGCCAGTACCCGCAGGGACTCGGCGAAGGGCATGTGGTGGATGCTCGCGACCGCCGAGACGAACTGGTAGGCCCCGGGCGCGATCCCGAAGTCGTCGAGCGCGGCGCGGACGTAGTGCACCCCCATCCGCCGCGGGGTGCGCCGACGGGCCTCGGTGATCATGGCGGGGTCGGGGTCGATGGCCTCCACCTGCGCGGCCCGCGACGCCAGCCGCCGGGCGAACCGCCCGGTGCCGCAGCCGACGTCGAGCGCGCGCACGCAGGAGTCGGGCACGTGGCGCAGCAGGTGCTCGTGGTAGTGCACGTTGTGGTTCCAGGAGAGGTCCACCGCGAGGGCTCCGAATGCTGCGCGCGGCCAGGGGGCACCGCGGCGGCCCCGGGGGTCCGGGGCGGCCCGGCGCGCCGTGGTGTGGTCGTCGGTGGGCACGGCGGTGCGCGGTCAGCCGGCCTGCTGCCTGCTCTCCAGCACCTCCATGGCGTTCACCGCCGCGGCGACGGTGTCGTGCACCGGCACCTGGCGGTGCAGCCCCACCAGCCGGACGACCTTGGTCACCCGCTCGTTCGGGGCCGCCAGCGCGAGGCTGCCGCTGCGCTCCTTGACGGCGCGGTAGGCGTTGATGACGACGTTGAGACCGCTGGAGTCCATGAACTCCAGCGCGGACAGGTCGAGGATCAGCCACGGCCCGTGCTTGTCGATCGCGGACAGGACATGCTCGTGGAGGTCGTCGGC encodes:
- a CDS encoding DivIVA domain-containing protein, producing MPLTPADIRNKQFRTVRLRPGYNEDDVDTLLDRVEATLAGLQGGPPADRPVTAEEVENARFRTTRLSPGYDEDEVDEFLDVVVAELRARGLAAGGAAAGAPARRPPSHAAPRPPQHGAPPPPPAAGGPPAPHGPPGPAGGPPPPGPLPGHAPPPVPPVPPPVPGAPYGPPPPHGGPAAPPGPPGFPPPAPGPHPHPAAPQTPAGQPPLRPEDIRNKRFSTTRLTTGYNEQEVDAFLDSAEITLDALQRGRPERALLTSAQVDRVQFSTTRARPGYDPAQVDAFLDFLAAEFRRYERG
- a CDS encoding STAS domain-containing protein, with the protein product MHRLGLSTRVENHSVIVSVEGDLDIATADDLHEHVLSAIDKHGPWLILDLSALEFMDSSGLNVVINAYRAVKERSGSLALAAPNERVTKVVRLVGLHRQVPVHDTVAAAVNAMEVLESRQQAG
- a CDS encoding TetR/AcrR family transcriptional regulator C-terminal domain-containing protein; protein product: MDGHTAPEDRRAAPVSVRIAAELRRDIAAGRLRPGERVPSTREITRRWGVAMATATKVITTLRQEGLVRTLPGVGTVVGESRPAPRTAPQGPAAPVRPGERRRPGAAGTRLTRTAIVRTAVGIADTEGLDGVSMRRVAAELGAAPMALYRHVPAKEDLLRLMVEAVFAEHPPPEPAPEGMREALAAGARVQWRLCRRHPWVVPLMSIARPVLTPSSVDHTEWAVRVLKGHGVGAPEALNAVVALTGYVLGMAAQVSDDTEAAHETGLRHAQWWAAREPELSRLEATGRYPHLFAYTAGPPDFDETFEFGLEGFLAGLEARLRTAAG
- a CDS encoding NUDIX hydrolase yields the protein MATPDFILGLRKHVGHDLLWLTGVTAVVVADSGEVLLHRRADDGNWSTPGGILEPGEQPAAALVREVAEETGVAVVPERIASVVTEPPFTYPNGDQVQFIDITFRCRAVGGRARADGEESLEVAWFSRDALPPMNGRVLRRIRHAHDEGPAYYVAPHEDGPLPG
- a CDS encoding M48 family metallopeptidase, which produces MTFATTSGGDHDRPGAPRAVRRAWSAGAPAGRARAPLPRSEHTAARCRPPLAPRPGAVYPVSDRHAPAEPLLVPRHPWELPLVVAAALATLCLLGMAVHTLWTATEVAHRWFGLAVLAVPAGSWTARGLRHAEQRAESIRISPTQFPEAYHAVQRLSARMGLGFVPDAYVALGSGAPHATPGGHGTRRYLVISSDLFEVGGRLRDPDGFRFLVAHQLGHIAAGHTSFPLRAATSLGRLLPVLGPALARAMEYTADNHAHAHCPEGAHAIRLLAGGKYLYPEVNLSEMAERGRTDRGPFLFLYTLLSSRPANTRRMAALRDRDRPGRVFL
- a CDS encoding DUF6504 family protein — protein: MSLYNERIDVRSTNGGHPAFFAWRGGTYRVRRVIGTWTSPGDPGPGGGHATATDVQLIRVAAESDRGEPSVADITRDPATDDWTLRRIWD
- a CDS encoding TetR/AcrR family transcriptional regulator, with protein sequence MDDHTAGGGRADTAPDRALPVPDRLLSVATRLFAERGFERTSVQELVAAAGVTKGAMYHYFASKDDLLYAVYQRVLAMQTERLAGFAAAEGPIGERLHAAAADVVHTTVDNLDDTRIFFRSLHMLPEDKLAAVRKERRAYHERFRGMIEEGQRSGAFRTDVPADIAVTQFFGAVHHLSTWYRPDGELSGAAVGAYFADLFLAGLRPPETAG
- a CDS encoding alpha/beta fold hydrolase — encoded protein: MSKQPTYVFVHGTHANAYYWSWFCQELALRGRRTLAVDLPGHGVDAVLPDAYQRQDRAALAVEPSPLAELTADDYAEHVEGIVRRAHRIGPVVLVGHSQGGVTLSLVGNRVPDLIDRLVYISAFCCVDRPSMAAYLQEPPLLTPELARITEMAAAGSPEGVARVNWRSGDPGDEAAFRAANAHTWTPAQSRAMHQMLQPDEPGSITVADARGHAETWGRIPRSYIRLTQDRLLPPALQDRWIAEADRLTPDNPFDVHSIASPHFLAREPELVDVLDRLGG
- a CDS encoding class I SAM-dependent methyltransferase encodes the protein MDLSWNHNVHYHEHLLRHVPDSCVRALDVGCGTGRFARRLASRAAQVEAIDPDPAMITEARRRTPRRMGVHYVRAALDDFGIAPGAYQFVSAVASIHHMPFAESLRVLARGLAPGGVLAVLGCYREQTPADYAVSAAALLPQWSLGAGLRAARALTGVADPTPAQGSGMPVREPDMGLAEIRAEAARVLPGVRVRRLLFWRYSLVYVRPLTG